The proteins below are encoded in one region of Archocentrus centrarchus isolate MPI-CPG fArcCen1 chromosome 13, fArcCen1, whole genome shotgun sequence:
- the LOC115791281 gene encoding serine/threonine-protein kinase pim-1-like: MFKKCIKVDLKGIAELPNPSMNSAEDCMVRGQKRKVSDDDEGCFRPAKEIKLFHHVLNDEEQASSSVEKSKDPKPKRFVKQLKFEVRSVVQLRDPSMNWVEDACMVRGQKRKVSDDEEDCLRPAKKMKLFDHVLNDEEHVEEEDKCMFSTEISESSTDSKEKVCKRKATGDGKASPAKKQKSLDQEESKCSAEELEAAKICEFKAKYVELHKLGKGGCGTVFAGYRKEDNFPVAIKHIPEMNVPCKVKAENGKQIPMEVAAMLKVAAGTPGSSATVSLLDWFDLRKELILVMERPVPAVDLDKYIEEYADTITEETAKVILKQLIEAAKELEDKNVFHRDIKTDNILIETGSDVPRVRLIDFGVSCFCNERSRYTVFSGTPAYSPPEWMIHEYYRPGPTTVWQLGAVLYRTVHAGAFFDILYVLEGSLEISERLSENCQDFLKMCFNLDPKRRPKLKDLLRHRWFR, from the exons ATGTTTAAAAAGTGTATCAAAGTTGATTTAAAGGGCATCGCTGAGCTGCCCAATCCTTCCATGAACTCGGCTGAAGACTGCATGGTCAGAGGACAAAAACGGAAGGTCTCGGACGATGACGAGGGCTGTTTTAGACCAGCAAAGGAAATTAAACTTTTTCACCACGTGCTCAATGATGAGGAGCAAGCATCGTCCTCCGTGGAAAAAAGTAAAG ATCCAAAACCCAAGAGGTTTGTAAAGCAGCTCAAATTTGAAGTAAGGAGCGTCGTTCAGTTGCGTGATCCTTCCATGAACTGGGTTGAAGACGCATGCATGGTCAGAGGACAAAAAAGGAAGGTCTCGGACGATGAAGAGGACTGTCTTAGACcagcaaagaaaatgaaactttTTGACCACGTGCTCAATGATGAGGAGCACGTTGAGGAGGAAGATAAGTGCATGTTTTCCACTGAAATTTCAGAGAGCTCCACTGATTCAAAAGAAAAGGTGTGCAAGAGGAAAGCCACAGGTGATGGAAAAGCATCACCAGCAAAGAAACAGAAGAGCCTGGACCAGGAGGAGAGCAAATGCAGCGCCGAAGAATTAGAGGCTGCAAAAATCT GTGAATTTAAAGCCAAGTACGTGGAGCTGCACAAGCTTGGAAAAGGAGGGTGTGGAACAGTGTTTGCCGGCTACAGGAAAGAAGACAATTTTCCA GTCGCTATCAAACACATTCCAGAGATGAATGTCCCCTGCAAAGTAAAG GCTGAGAACGGGAAGCAAATCCCCATGGAAGTGGCTGCTATGCTCAAAGTTGCAGCTGGAACACCAGGATCATCAGCTACCGTGTCCTTGCTGGACTGGTTCGATTTGCGCAAGGAGCTGATCCTGGTGATGGAGAGACCTGTCCCTGCTGTGGACTTAGATAAATACATAGAGGAATATGCAGATACTATAACAGAGGAGACAGCCAAG GTCATTCTAAAACAACTGATTGAGGCGGCAAAAGAACTCGAGGATAAAAACGTCTTTCACCGGGACATCAAGACTGACAACATTCTGATTGAGACCGGCTCCGATGTGCCTCGTGTTCGCCTCATTGACTTTGGAGTGAGCTGCTTTTGTAATGAACGCTCACGTTACACCGTTTTTTCTG gCACACCTGCTTACTCCCCTCCAGAGTGGATGATCCACGAGTACTATAGGCCTGGACCCACCACAGTGTGGCAGCTGGGAGCCGTGTTGTATAGAACAGTCCATGCAGGAGCCTTCTTTGATATACTATATGTCCTTGAAGGGAGCTTAGAAATTAGCGAGAGGCTGTCTGAAA ACTGCCAGGATttcttgaaaatgtgtttcaacctGGACCCCAAAAGACGCCCGAAACTGAAGGACCTCCTGCGTCATCGATGGTTCAGATga
- the LOC115791286 gene encoding von Willebrand factor A domain-containing protein 5A-like, whose protein sequence is MLCAGSEGAGVQVTSVPASLVPYSLSFSARVSSPRPVYKVESNCSLDPLQYLSTDQTQATVKLAAGHKFDRDVELLIYYKDAHQPTAVVEAGQASAEAGILMGDPVVMVSLYPEFPQSVMSSLASCGEFVFLMDRSGSMSNTRIRSARDTLLLLLKSLPMGCYFNIYSFGSRYEHIFPKSVEYSQQTMKEALKKVEQMEANLGGTEILQPLKHIYSQPCIPNQPRQVFLEIHPTLCPGRHPETLCCS, encoded by the exons ATGTTGTGTGCAGGTAGTGAAGGTGCAGGTGTCCAGGTGACTTCTGTTCCAGCCTCTCTGGTGCCCTAcagtctgtctttctctgcccGAGTGTCCTCTCCTCGTCCAGTCTATAAAGTAGAGTCCAACTGTTCCCTGGACCCTCTCCAGTACCTCAGCACTGATCAAACCCAGGCCACG GTCAAGTTGGCTGCAGGACACAAGTTTGACAGAGATGTTGAACTGCTGATTTATTACAAAGATGCCCACCAGCCCACTGCTGTGGTGGAGGCaggacaggcctctgctgaGGCAG GCATTCTGATGGGTGATCCAGTGGTGATGGTGAGTCTGTACCCTGAGTTCCCCCAGTCTGTGATGTCTTCATTGGCTTCATGTGGAGAGTTTGTGTTCCTAATGGATCGATCTGGAAGTATGAGTAATACTCGCATCCGCAGTGCCAGG GATactctgctgctcctgttgAAGAGTTTACCAATGGGCTGCTATTTCAACATTTACAGTTTTGGGTCCAGATATGAACACATCTTCCC TAAGAGTGTGGAGTACAGCCAGCAGACCATGAAGGAGGCTCTGAAGAAAGTTGAGCAGATGGAGGCTAATCTGGGAGGAACGGAGATCCTGCAGCCCctcaaacatatttacagccagCCCTGCATTCCCAATCAGCCTAGACAG GTCTTTTTGGAAATTCATCCg ACCCTGTGCCCAGGCCGCCACCCAGAGACCCTTTGCTGCAGTTAG